The Roseofilum casamattae BLCC-M143 genome contains the following window.
GCGGTTCCAAGGCATATGAAGCATCATTAAAATTCTCAAGGATTGGCTCATAGCAACTTATCTGACACCTTGGTAAAGTTCTAAGTGTTTGTTCGCGACCATCGACCAACTAAAGTTATGGTTAATCCATTCGAGACAGCGGTCTCGATATCCTTCATAGTCCTGGGAGGATAATTGGATAAAGTGTTGCAGAGCATCGGCGATCGCTCGGCCGGAGTTTTGCTCTACGATCGATCCTGTTTTACCATCATTGACAAATTCGTGCATGGCTCCTGCATCCGTACAAACAACTGGCGTACCGCACGCTTGAGATTCCAACAGCGTAAATCCCATCAATTCCGGAACTGGAGTATAGTCACCATACCAGGTGGTATGGACTGAGGGCAATACAGTGACTGTCGCACTGCGGTATTCATAAAGCAAGCGGCGATCGTCTGCATCCCGAATAAACTCTACCGGCCAATCTTCAGCCAGTTGTTGGAGATCGCGGTAAAATTTTTCGCTAGATTCTCCTTTTACTCGACCGACAATAGCGAGCTTATAGTCTGATGCTCCCAAGAGTTTAAAGCCATCAATTAAATAGTTAATTCCTTTATGAGGAAGAATTCTACCGACGAAGAGAATCTTTTTTTCTTTGGCAATAGTAGGCGTTGGATTAAACCAGTTAGTATCTACACCACCTTTAATCGTGACAGCTTTTTGCCTCAGTTGGTCGGGAACAGAACCGAGAGTATATTCAGATTGAGCAACTAAGTTAGTATAGTAGCGAAATACGGGCAATTTATGGTTGATGACCAGGGAACCTCCTCCACCATGATCGGTGACGAACACTCGTTTGCCCAGAAGTCCTCCAATTAAACAACTCACATCCGAAACGAGAGTGTGGATGTGATGGACGTGGATAATTTTTGCCTTGAGTAACGAACTGATGTAGCGAATATCGATCGCATTCATCATGTTACCGTGAATCGGAGATTTAACCGGAAAGACTTCAATATTCAGATCGCCTTCTTGAGAACTTTGGCGCTCGGAACCAAAGCTGACTAAAGTGGTCTCTGTCTGTTCGGCCATCAGGGAAGCGAGAGTACTGGCATAGCGCTCGGCGCCACCGATCAAAGAGCGATCGCTAAAGTAGGTTGGAGTAATGTAAACGACCTTCATACCTACCTCTATTTACTCCATTCGAGTTTCTACTAAAACGACCACATCTGCACCAAAAGAACGCAGTTGTTCGTTGCGATCGCGATCGGTATTTATCGCTTCTACACTCGTTTCTTGCCAGCCTTTCGCTGTCTTTTTCATCAAAGTAAGTTGAATCTCTCGATTAAATTGAGCTGCTAGGGTTTTAAAGTCTTCTAATTCTTCAGTTCCCAGGCGATATTCTCCTTTTTGCCATACTCCTCCTTTCTCGTATCCGCAAGGCATACTAACTAATAATAATCCATCCGGTTTTATCAGTTGGAGTAAAGCAGTAAATGCCGGTTTCCACAGCCCTTGCCCGCTCTCCGAATTCGCACTCATTTCTGCCGATCCATTCCCGGAAAAGTCATTATATTGATTATCTCCACCCACATGTTCGAGGGTGGAAATACAGGTAATACAGTCAAATGAACGATGGGGTAAATCGCAGGAGCGGATATCTTGGGAATGGAATGAAATGCGCCCCTGCATGGCTAAAGGTTCGCTGACCAAATTGAGAAAATGAATATCGGCAAACTGCTCGATTAGCTTGCCGATGGTGTATGGAGTATTCATCACGCACCCCACATCAAGAAAGCGATCGCTTTTACCGAGTTTGGCAATTTGTTTCATTGCCCAGGAATACTCGACTAATCGCTCGTCATAATATTGAAAATGAGGCTGGTAAATCAGATTAGTCCAATCCGCAGGATTAGACAACGTTGACTCGCAAAGTTGCGCCACTAATTCTTGCCGAGTCCACCAATAACGGGGGGAGTAAGGCAGAACGCTATACTTATTTCTCTGATTTTGCCAGTCCCACCATTGCAAATGCAGTTGCGTTAACGAGCGATCGGTAAAGGTTAATAGTTGTTTAACTGGATTCATAGGAATTTGAATAAGACTAATCATCTGATGAATATTTGGAGATAACCGTATCGAGAACATTAGCAAACTCGACGGCACGGTTAGCATAACTCAGTTCATCATGAATTGAACTGCGATCGCAAACTCGAGGATTACCGGAAAATTTTTCGCTGGCTAACTGAGTAATGACCTCTTTCATTCCCGCGATATCTCTTTGATTAACCAGCCATACTCCAGTATTTCCCTCTAAATAATCGTAATTTTCGCCGGGGGAAACGGCAGCCAGGATGGGTCGATCTGTCATTAAATATTCGTAGGTTTTCGCCGAGATTCGCCCTCCCGGTCCCGCATCATCCGGACGTGCGGGTAGGGTCATAAATAAGAGAT
Protein-coding sequences here:
- a CDS encoding glycosyltransferase family 4 protein; this encodes MKVVYITPTYFSDRSLIGGAERYASTLASLMAEQTETTLVSFGSERQSSQEGDLNIEVFPVKSPIHGNMMNAIDIRYISSLLKAKIIHVHHIHTLVSDVSCLIGGLLGKRVFVTDHGGGGSLVINHKLPVFRYYTNLVAQSEYTLGSVPDQLRQKAVTIKGGVDTNWFNPTPTIAKEKKILFVGRILPHKGINYLIDGFKLLGASDYKLAIVGRVKGESSEKFYRDLQQLAEDWPVEFIRDADDRRLLYEYRSATVTVLPSVHTTWYGDYTPVPELMGFTLLESQACGTPVVCTDAGAMHEFVNDGKTGSIVEQNSGRAIADALQHFIQLSSQDYEGYRDRCLEWINHNFSWSMVANKHLELYQGVR
- a CDS encoding class I SAM-dependent methyltransferase, encoding MNPVKQLLTFTDRSLTQLHLQWWDWQNQRNKYSVLPYSPRYWWTRQELVAQLCESTLSNPADWTNLIYQPHFQYYDERLVEYSWAMKQIAKLGKSDRFLDVGCVMNTPYTIGKLIEQFADIHFLNLVSEPLAMQGRISFHSQDIRSCDLPHRSFDCITCISTLEHVGGDNQYNDFSGNGSAEMSANSESGQGLWKPAFTALLQLIKPDGLLLVSMPCGYEKGGVWQKGEYRLGTEELEDFKTLAAQFNREIQLTLMKKTAKGWQETSVEAINTDRDRNEQLRSFGADVVVLVETRME